Proteins from a single region of Urocitellus parryii isolate mUroPar1 chromosome 4, mUroPar1.hap1, whole genome shotgun sequence:
- the LOC144254505 gene encoding olfactory receptor 5T18-like translates to MKNVTEVNAFVLKGFTDNKEVQIILFVLFLAVYIFTVTGNLGLIVLVTMDSRLHNPMYYFLSVLSSVDASCSTDVIPNMLAYFISKSKMISFYGCSTQSFLAVAFGTTEYFLLAAMAYDRYVAIYNPLLYSVSMSPRVYVPLIMASCVGGILHAILHTVATFSLSFCGSNVIRHIFCDIPPLLAISCSDTHINELLLFLFVSSIEIVTILIVLISYGFILLAILKMHSAEGRRKVFSTCGSHLTGVSIYHGTILFMYMRPSSSYALEHDMIVSVFYSTVIPMLNPIIYSLRNKDVIEAFKRLF, encoded by the coding sequence atgaagaatgtcactgaagTTAATGCATTTGTACTCAAGGGATTCACAGACAATAAAGAAGTGCAGATAATTCTTTTTGTACTATTTTTAGCTGTTTACATTTTTACTGTCACAGGAAATTTGGGACTGATTGTATTGGTGACCATGGATTCCAGGCTCCACAATCCCATGTACTATTTTCTGAGTGTGCTGTCTTCTGTGGATGCCTCCTGTTCCACAGATGTTATCCCAAATATGTTAGCATATTTCatatcaaaaagtaaaatgatttcaTTCTATGGATGTTCAACACAATCATTTCTTGCTGTCGCTTTTGGAACCACAGAATACTTTCTCTTGGCTGCAATGGCTTAtgatcgctatgtggccatctaCAACCCACTTCTGTATTCAGTGAGCATGTCACCCAGGGTCTATGTGCCACTCATCATGGCTTCCTGTGTTGGAGGAATTCTTCATGCCATTTTACATACAGTGGCCACTTTTAGCCTGTCCTTCTGTGGATCCAATGTAATTAGACACATATTCTGTGACATCCCTCCTCTACTTGCCATTTCTTGTTCTGACACTCACATAAATGAGCTTCTGCTCTTCCTCTTTGTGAGCTCCATTGAGATAGTCACCATCCTGATTGTCCTGATCTCCTATGGCTTCATCCTGTTGGCCATTCTGAAGATGCATTCTGCTGAGGGGAGGAGGAAAGTGTTCTCTACCTGTGGCTCCCACCTGACTGGAGTGTCCATTTATCATGGGACCATCCTCTTCATGTATATGAGACCAAGTTCCAGCTATGCTCTGGAGCATGACATGATAGTGTCAGTATTTTACAGCACTGTTATCCCTATGCTGAACCCCATCATCTATAGTTTGAGAAACAAAGATGTAATAGAGGcctttaaaagacttttttaa